The Aureitalea marina genome includes a window with the following:
- a CDS encoding metallophosphoesterase: MLKIYRLSVYILLIVLITGCATYKSKYSDIRSVPSSGSDQLQLDKRIYLIGDAGYATEQQASDGVQLMKDYLSGQQTEDDYLLFLGDNIYRQGMPSKSHKNRSQAETRIDYQIDLAKSFKGQSYFIPGNHDWYSEGLAGLKRQEEYVEKAMGDKDVFQPENGCPYERIDLSDDIVLLAIDTQWYLADWDKHPTMNDDCEINTREQFFVEISGELKKHNEKTIIMAMHHPAFTYGEHGGFFNAYKHLFPLNQPIPLPGLGSIVAQVRSQGGVSSQDRYNVRYDELMDRLVTMSRDSDRVIFVSGHEHSLQYIESLGVKQIVSGSGSKRSAVALGPGAQYVTGDQGFAVLDIYTDGSSLVRFHTFDSGTENLEFTAEVYAPREQYDVSRLPDTFPNEIEATVYDTEETEKSKAYVKAWGSHYRYIYGTKLKVPVATLDTLYGGLTIERKGGGFQTRSLRVQDAEGRNYAIRAVKKSAVQFLQSAAFKDTYVKDEFRDTFTEDLILDLYTATHPFGTFAVAGMADAVGVYHANPYLFYMPKHKALGHFNTEFGDELYFIEERPDDGFLDVASFGEPDDIESTDDVRKKLRSDEKYRVDKQAYIRARMFDMVLGDWDRHQDQWRWARFDISKDESIYRPIPRDRDQVFANYDGSIADLAKALIPLTRKFTEYSDNVKDVKWINLGGIKLDRTFVQTAVRDDWVKEAEHIQQTLTDQVIEEAFTNLPVELQDETTERIKAILKQRRAQLPDMASRYYDRLAKLVIMTATDKDDHIKIIRNDRSTRVEISRIKGGEVQPAYKVRDISRDETSEIWIYALDDDDEISAVGGGDRPIFTRVIGGQNNDIYRIEDGRKIKVFDHKSKPNTIEQPGNAKFRLTDIYSNNLYDYTKYIDRTNNIIPLIGFNPDEGFQLGVVDVFTIKGFKNEPFHRQHRLRAGYYFATNGFDIEYNGEFTNALGRWNFLVNAHITSENFTRNFFGFGNNTENMDDEEGLDFNRVKTAATDLRVGLAHNGFYGSRFEATVAFYRVEVDDTPGRFTTDFFEDMPEVFDKNAFANLDLNYVFESVDNPGTPTRGMYFRLKGGVTTNLENSNTYGYIHPGLQFFNALTRERKLVLRTAVQGQFNLGSDYEFYQAAVLGAQTGLRGFRNQRFAGDSSLAFSGDLRYNLTRFKTGLLPLELGIFGGGDVGRVWLDGEDSSKWHNDLGGGFWVNAVNTLSAQLGLFGSSEGLRVTFGVGASL, translated from the coding sequence ATGCTTAAAATTTACAGACTGTCGGTTTATATTCTTCTCATAGTATTGATAACCGGCTGTGCTACCTACAAATCAAAGTATTCGGACATCAGGTCGGTGCCTTCCTCCGGATCGGACCAACTGCAATTGGATAAGCGTATCTACCTGATCGGTGATGCCGGGTACGCTACAGAACAGCAAGCCTCCGATGGCGTGCAACTGATGAAAGATTATTTGAGTGGTCAACAAACCGAAGACGATTATCTACTCTTCCTGGGAGACAATATCTACCGGCAGGGAATGCCCTCCAAATCGCATAAGAATAGGTCCCAGGCAGAAACCCGCATCGATTATCAGATCGACCTGGCCAAATCCTTTAAAGGTCAATCGTATTTCATTCCAGGGAACCACGATTGGTACAGCGAGGGATTAGCTGGCCTTAAACGACAGGAAGAATACGTGGAGAAAGCCATGGGCGACAAGGATGTTTTCCAGCCGGAAAATGGGTGTCCCTATGAGCGGATCGATCTTTCGGACGACATTGTTCTCTTGGCCATTGATACCCAGTGGTACCTGGCAGATTGGGATAAGCATCCCACCATGAACGACGATTGTGAGATCAACACCAGAGAGCAATTCTTTGTGGAGATCAGTGGCGAGTTAAAGAAACACAATGAAAAGACCATTATCATGGCTATGCACCATCCGGCCTTTACTTATGGGGAGCATGGTGGTTTTTTCAATGCTTACAAACATTTATTCCCACTCAATCAACCGATACCGCTTCCGGGTCTCGGTTCTATTGTGGCTCAGGTGAGGTCACAAGGAGGAGTGTCTTCACAGGATAGGTACAATGTGCGTTACGACGAATTGATGGACAGATTAGTGACCATGTCCAGGGATAGTGACCGGGTGATTTTCGTCTCTGGTCATGAGCACAGTCTTCAGTATATCGAAAGCCTGGGGGTAAAGCAAATCGTTTCGGGTTCAGGATCCAAGCGGTCCGCTGTTGCATTAGGCCCTGGGGCACAGTACGTAACCGGAGATCAAGGTTTTGCCGTATTGGATATCTACACGGATGGATCGTCCCTGGTTCGCTTCCACACCTTCGACAGTGGAACCGAGAATTTGGAATTTACAGCCGAGGTCTATGCACCCAGGGAGCAATATGATGTTAGTCGTTTACCCGATACTTTTCCAAACGAAATTGAAGCCACCGTTTATGATACTGAGGAGACCGAAAAATCAAAGGCTTATGTAAAGGCCTGGGGATCACATTATCGCTACATCTATGGGACCAAGCTGAAGGTACCGGTAGCGACATTAGATACTTTATACGGTGGGTTGACCATCGAACGAAAGGGTGGTGGTTTTCAAACCAGATCATTGCGCGTACAAGATGCCGAGGGTAGAAATTATGCTATAAGAGCAGTCAAGAAAAGTGCCGTACAGTTCTTGCAAAGCGCTGCCTTCAAGGATACCTATGTGAAAGATGAATTCCGGGATACCTTCACAGAGGACCTGATCCTGGACCTTTATACGGCTACTCATCCATTCGGGACCTTTGCGGTAGCCGGTATGGCGGACGCTGTTGGTGTTTATCACGCCAATCCTTATTTGTTCTACATGCCTAAGCACAAAGCTCTGGGACATTTTAATACTGAGTTTGGAGACGAACTTTATTTTATCGAGGAAAGGCCCGATGACGGATTTTTAGATGTGGCGTCCTTTGGTGAGCCTGATGATATTGAAAGTACCGATGACGTACGGAAGAAACTCCGATCTGACGAGAAATACCGGGTAGATAAGCAGGCCTATATCAGAGCCAGGATGTTCGATATGGTCCTTGGAGATTGGGACCGTCACCAGGATCAGTGGAGATGGGCTCGATTTGACATCTCCAAAGACGAAAGCATCTATCGCCCTATTCCCAGAGATCGCGACCAGGTATTTGCCAACTATGACGGAAGCATAGCCGACCTAGCAAAAGCGCTGATTCCCTTGACACGAAAATTTACCGAATACAGCGACAATGTCAAGGATGTGAAGTGGATCAATCTGGGAGGAATCAAACTGGACAGGACATTTGTACAAACGGCAGTAAGAGACGATTGGGTCAAGGAGGCAGAACATATTCAGCAAACCCTGACCGATCAAGTAATCGAAGAGGCTTTCACCAATCTTCCCGTAGAACTACAGGATGAGACCACCGAAAGGATCAAGGCCATATTGAAGCAGCGACGAGCACAATTGCCGGATATGGCTAGTCGCTACTACGACCGCCTCGCCAAATTGGTGATCATGACGGCGACGGACAAGGACGATCATATCAAGATCATTCGGAACGATAGAAGCACACGAGTAGAGATATCCCGGATCAAGGGTGGAGAAGTGCAACCGGCATACAAAGTTCGGGACATCAGCAGGGATGAAACGTCAGAGATCTGGATATATGCCTTGGATGATGACGATGAGATCAGCGCAGTCGGGGGAGGAGATCGACCTATTTTTACGCGGGTTATAGGGGGTCAGAACAACGATATCTATAGAATAGAAGATGGCCGTAAGATCAAGGTTTTTGACCATAAGAGTAAACCCAATACGATAGAGCAGCCAGGTAATGCCAAATTCCGCCTGACGGATATCTACTCCAACAATCTATACGATTACACCAAGTACATTGACAGAACCAACAATATTATACCACTGATCGGTTTTAACCCGGACGAGGGATTCCAATTGGGTGTGGTAGATGTGTTCACCATTAAAGGGTTTAAGAATGAACCCTTCCACCGCCAACATCGTTTACGGGCTGGATATTACTTTGCCACCAATGGGTTTGACATAGAATACAACGGTGAATTTACCAATGCCCTGGGACGATGGAATTTCCTGGTCAATGCCCATATCACCTCAGAGAATTTTACAAGGAACTTCTTTGGATTCGGTAACAATACCGAGAATATGGACGACGAGGAAGGTTTGGACTTTAACAGGGTGAAGACGGCAGCCACGGATCTGAGGGTAGGTTTGGCCCACAACGGGTTCTATGGTAGCCGTTTCGAAGCTACAGTGGCGTTTTACCGAGTAGAGGTTGATGATACTCCAGGGCGGTTCACCACAGATTTCTTCGAAGATATGCCCGAGGTATTTGATAAAAATGCCTTTGCCAACCTGGATCTGAATTATGTCTTCGAATCCGTCGACAATCCAGGAACGCCCACTCGAGGGATGTATTTCCGTTTAAAAGGAGGTGTGACCACCAACCTGGAGAACTCCAATACTTATGGATATATTCATCCAGGTCTGCAATTCTTCAACGCTTTGACCAGGGAAAGAAAGCTAGTGCTGCGCACAGCGGTCCAAGGGCAATTCAACCTGGGAAGCGATTACGAATTTTACCAGGCGGCCGTCCTAGGAGCGCAAACAGGTTTGAGGGGATTCAGGAATCAGCGTTTTGCAGGAGATAGCAGCTTGGCATTTAGCGGGGATCTGCGCTATAATCTGACTCGATTCAAGACCGGATTACTTCCGCTAGAACTGGGAATTTTTGGTGGAGGAGACGTAGGACGCGTTTGGTTGGATGGAGAAGATTCTTCCAAATGGCACAATGACCTTGGAGGAGGATTCTGGGTGAATGCGGTCAATACGCTTTCCGCGCAACTGGGCCTCTTTGGTAGTAGCGAAGGTTTACGGGTTACCTTCGGGGTCGGCGCTAGTCTCTAA
- the cysQ gene encoding 3'(2'),5'-bisphosphate nucleotidase CysQ codes for MNTNLNLAIIASIRAGEAIMEVYSGPFDIELKGDESPLTEADKKANDVINSFLTQTDIPIISEENKQVSYDERQNWNRCWIVDPLDGTKEFIKRNGEFTVNIALVENGNPVMGVIFVPVSRTLYFNDPETEQSYRMVVPEGISNEFTPDGAEGIHYSAKADQKIRVVGSRSHLNKDTQDFIDSLGGTEQVEIVSKGSSLKFCLVAEGQADVYPRFAPTMEWDTAAGQAICQSAGVEVIDQNTDRPLQYNKANLLNPYFKVGAIQ; via the coding sequence ATGAATACCAACCTCAATCTCGCCATAATTGCTTCGATACGAGCAGGTGAAGCTATAATGGAAGTTTATTCCGGACCATTTGACATCGAACTAAAGGGTGATGAATCGCCGCTCACGGAAGCCGATAAGAAGGCGAATGATGTGATCAATTCGTTCTTAACTCAAACGGATATACCCATCATCAGTGAAGAGAACAAACAGGTTTCATATGACGAGCGTCAAAATTGGAACAGATGTTGGATCGTCGATCCTTTGGATGGAACCAAGGAATTTATCAAGCGCAATGGGGAATTCACGGTTAATATTGCTTTAGTCGAAAATGGTAACCCTGTGATGGGTGTGATTTTCGTTCCCGTTTCTCGGACCTTGTATTTCAATGATCCCGAGACAGAGCAATCTTATCGAATGGTAGTTCCAGAAGGAATTTCCAATGAATTTACACCAGATGGAGCGGAAGGCATTCATTACAGCGCTAAGGCCGATCAAAAGATACGTGTTGTTGGTAGTCGATCTCACTTAAATAAGGATACTCAAGACTTCATTGATTCCCTAGGTGGAACTGAGCAGGTGGAGATCGTCTCTAAAGGGAGTTCGCTCAAATTTTGCCTGGTGGCAGAGGGGCAAGCAGATGTTTACCCTCGATTTGCACCCACCATGGAGTGGGACACAGCAGCGGGTCAAGCGATATGTCAATCTGCGGGAGTTGAAGTGATCGACCAGAATACGGATCGACCATTACAATATAACAAAGCGAACCTTCTGAATCCTTATTTCAAGGTAGGGGCTATCCAGTAA
- a CDS encoding DUF2061 domain-containing protein, protein MSVKRESHIRSLAKGISWRIVATTDTILVVLLVTCLLGECSIEHALAIGGVEFLIKFAVYYVHERLWQVWRPSQVTHRRTLYKSISWRLIATTQTFIISGAVLNRFDEVALYIALTELFTKFILYYLHERLWLRLPLGKMRSWFYRTVLRRR, encoded by the coding sequence ATGAGCGTTAAAAGGGAATCCCACATAAGAAGCCTGGCCAAGGGTATATCGTGGCGGATAGTAGCTACTACGGATACTATTTTGGTGGTGCTACTGGTTACCTGTCTGCTAGGAGAATGTAGCATTGAGCATGCACTGGCCATCGGTGGGGTGGAATTCTTGATCAAATTTGCCGTTTATTATGTGCACGAAAGACTTTGGCAAGTATGGCGCCCTAGTCAGGTTACGCATCGGCGAACCTTATACAAGAGTATTTCTTGGCGGCTGATCGCCACTACACAGACATTCATTATTTCTGGGGCTGTCTTGAATCGTTTTGACGAAGTCGCCCTCTATATTGCGCTGACTGAGCTATTTACTAAATTTATTCTGTACTATTTACACGAACGGCTGTGGCTGCGATTACCTTTAGGTAAAATGCGGTCTTGGTTTTACCGAACTGTTTTAAGAAGACGATGA
- the cysC gene encoding adenylyl-sulfate kinase: MNENIIPHSFQVARTDREKLMGQKGCLLWFTGLSGSGKSTIANQVELRLFELGVHTYLLDGDNVRSGLNGDLGFTDQDRIENIRRIAEVANLMVDAGLVVLASFVSPFISDRQKVRETIGEDRFVEIYVNTPLEECERRDVKGLYAKARDGKIPNFTGIDSPYEAPIKPEIELQTMGSSVEESAREVTDYLASFMKQ; the protein is encoded by the coding sequence ATGAACGAGAATATAATCCCACATTCATTTCAGGTAGCCCGAACGGATCGGGAAAAATTAATGGGCCAAAAGGGTTGTTTGCTCTGGTTTACCGGTCTTTCAGGTTCAGGCAAGTCTACAATTGCCAACCAGGTTGAACTTCGTTTATTTGAACTAGGAGTCCATACCTATCTTTTAGATGGGGATAATGTCCGGTCTGGCCTAAATGGCGACCTTGGATTTACCGATCAGGACAGAATAGAGAACATCAGACGGATTGCGGAAGTCGCCAATTTAATGGTCGATGCAGGTCTGGTTGTCCTGGCTTCATTTGTATCCCCCTTTATCTCGGATCGGCAAAAGGTGCGGGAAACCATAGGAGAGGACAGATTTGTAGAGATCTACGTGAACACACCTTTAGAAGAATGCGAGCGTAGGGATGTAAAAGGTTTATATGCCAAGGCGCGGGATGGAAAGATCCCAAACTTCACGGGCATCGACTCCCCCTATGAGGCGCCGATCAAACCTGAGATCGAATTGCAGACCATGGGTAGCTCTGTTGAGGAATCTGCCCGTGAGGTAACCGATTACCTTGCTTCATTCATGAAACAATGA
- a CDS encoding capsule assembly Wzi family protein, whose product MTRSSCRLVLILLIFSTCQLKAQDWEWRASAGLTGLLSGDEGLPFWLLANQDGQFGPQTSFSGIAEVGVRYFLSDQSTVSAGAAGFYRNEFDPEVARRDLYLEYQNRWVRARAGSRKDSIRAQQLSITNKDYLFSGNSRPLSGLLVEAFEPIRISNTFSLDWGIAHYTLNDDRYVDGTWVHYKCLALRMRFNERNLLIAKLTHYAQWGGTSPKFGDLPDDFAAFIDVFFARRASEDSGIDRENANAVGNHLGSYYLDYYLNTDRGTFNIYHEHPFEDGSGTRLANFPDGIWGLHWRWTDNPWLDGVLYEYIQTTDQSGNPGGSGGDNYFSNGIYKSGWSYDGQIIGLPLILIDNSLDLDDNATAIVSNRIKAHHLGLLGHIDRLQWMVKSTFARQFGRYQIPFDPAIDIWSAYLGLRFRSDIGVFGLEGAFDLIDPGLDRSGFGISYRYYID is encoded by the coding sequence ATGACCAGATCAAGCTGCCGTCTCGTTTTAATCCTATTGATCTTTTCGACTTGTCAACTCAAGGCACAAGACTGGGAGTGGAGGGCAAGTGCTGGTCTTACAGGACTGCTATCCGGGGACGAGGGCTTGCCATTTTGGTTATTGGCTAACCAAGATGGTCAGTTTGGGCCTCAAACTTCATTTTCAGGTATAGCCGAAGTAGGAGTCCGATATTTTCTAAGTGACCAATCTACCGTATCCGCCGGGGCGGCTGGGTTTTATCGCAATGAATTCGATCCTGAAGTGGCCAGACGTGATCTTTACTTGGAATACCAAAACCGGTGGGTTAGGGCAAGGGCAGGGTCCAGGAAGGACAGTATCCGGGCACAGCAATTGTCTATAACCAATAAGGATTATTTGTTCTCAGGGAATTCCAGGCCGCTTTCTGGTCTTTTAGTGGAAGCTTTCGAGCCGATAAGGATATCGAATACCTTCTCACTGGATTGGGGAATTGCTCATTATACCTTGAATGATGATCGGTATGTAGATGGAACGTGGGTACATTATAAGTGTTTGGCTTTACGTATGCGGTTTAATGAGCGAAATCTGCTCATTGCCAAATTGACTCACTATGCGCAATGGGGTGGAACTTCACCTAAATTCGGTGACTTGCCGGATGACTTTGCCGCTTTTATTGATGTCTTCTTTGCCAGGCGGGCCAGTGAGGACAGCGGAATCGACCGCGAGAATGCGAACGCCGTTGGGAACCACCTTGGGTCATATTATCTGGATTATTATTTGAATACGGATCGAGGGACCTTCAATATCTATCACGAACATCCCTTCGAAGATGGTTCAGGAACGAGGCTGGCCAATTTTCCAGATGGAATCTGGGGCCTTCATTGGCGATGGACTGATAATCCTTGGTTGGATGGGGTCCTTTACGAATATATTCAAACTACCGATCAATCTGGTAATCCGGGAGGAAGTGGGGGAGACAATTACTTCAGTAACGGTATTTATAAGAGTGGTTGGAGTTACGATGGGCAGATCATTGGCTTGCCATTGATCCTGATCGACAATTCACTGGACCTGGATGACAATGCTACCGCAATAGTCAGCAACAGGATCAAAGCACATCACCTCGGGCTGTTAGGGCATATTGATCGGCTTCAATGGATGGTTAAAAGTACATTCGCCCGCCAATTTGGCCGTTACCAAATACCCTTTGACCCGGCTATAGACATTTGGAGTGCATATCTCGGATTGCGTTTCCGATCCGATATTGGAGTTTTTGGGCTGGAAGGAGCCTTTGACCTGATAGATCCTGGGCTGGATCGTTCGGGCTTCGGGATCAGTTACCGCTACTACATCGATTGA
- a CDS encoding transcriptional regulator: MNSLNSLITSKTRVRLLTKFFVNPKNESYLRELAKEFNESTNAVRRELNNLSDAGYLKTGSSQNKVTYRANTDHPLYRPIQNIIRKSLGLESLVQMVLTRLGEVDRIVLIGDYARGYDSGNIEVVIIGNYLNDRFMSRMSRSIEEKIDRKVSFLVNTDYSQDGLVLYDKSNE, from the coding sequence GTGAACAGCCTCAATTCGCTGATTACATCCAAAACACGAGTCCGGTTATTGACCAAGTTCTTTGTCAACCCAAAGAATGAGAGTTATTTAAGAGAGCTTGCCAAGGAGTTCAACGAGTCGACCAATGCCGTCCGACGCGAGCTTAACAACCTCAGTGATGCCGGCTACCTCAAAACGGGTAGCAGTCAGAACAAGGTCACTTATCGGGCCAATACAGATCATCCCCTTTACAGACCGATCCAGAATATTATCAGGAAATCCCTGGGGTTGGAGTCCCTCGTTCAAATGGTACTGACCAGACTGGGAGAGGTAGATAGGATCGTCCTGATCGGTGATTATGCGAGAGGTTACGATAGTGGCAATATAGAGGTAGTGATCATTGGGAACTATTTAAATGATCGTTTCATGAGCAGGATGTCCAGGTCGATCGAAGAAAAGATCGACCGAAAAGTGAGCTTCCTCGTAAATACAGACTATTCCCAAGATGGATTAGTCCTCTATGACAAAAGCAACGAATAG
- the cysD gene encoding sulfate adenylyltransferase subunit CysD, whose protein sequence is MTNYVMNHLQELESEAIFVIREVAAQFERPALLFSGGKDSILLTHLAKKAFYPARIPFPLIHIDTGHNFPETIEFRDNLVKELGVELVVGSVQEAIDKGRVREETGVNASRNSLQIVSLLDTLEERKVDAAMGGARRDEEKARAKERFFSHRDEFGQWDPKNQRPELWNLFNARKHNGEHFRVFPISNWTEMDVWQYIEMEGIKLPSLYFSHQRECFIRDGVILANSEFVTLKDDEELQVMTVRYRTCGDMPITGAVESDADTVAKIIEEVAATRTTERGGRADDKRGETAMEDRKKAGYF, encoded by the coding sequence ATGACCAATTATGTAATGAACCATCTCCAAGAACTTGAGTCCGAAGCCATCTTCGTGATTCGGGAGGTGGCCGCACAGTTTGAACGTCCGGCCTTATTGTTTTCCGGAGGTAAGGACTCCATTCTATTAACTCATCTGGCCAAGAAAGCCTTTTACCCGGCCCGCATTCCGTTTCCACTGATCCATATTGATACGGGGCACAATTTCCCTGAAACCATTGAGTTTCGTGATAATTTGGTAAAGGAACTAGGAGTAGAGCTAGTTGTAGGATCGGTTCAGGAGGCCATCGACAAAGGCCGTGTCAGAGAAGAGACCGGTGTCAATGCCAGCCGAAACTCCTTGCAGATCGTTTCCCTGCTGGATACCTTGGAAGAACGCAAAGTTGATGCTGCCATGGGTGGTGCGAGAAGAGACGAGGAAAAAGCCCGTGCCAAGGAACGCTTCTTTTCACATAGGGACGAATTTGGTCAATGGGATCCAAAGAATCAACGGCCGGAGCTTTGGAACCTCTTTAATGCTCGGAAACACAATGGCGAACATTTCCGCGTATTCCCAATATCCAATTGGACGGAGATGGACGTTTGGCAATACATTGAGATGGAAGGAATCAAACTTCCGTCATTGTACTTCTCCCATCAACGAGAGTGTTTTATCCGCGATGGTGTGATCTTGGCCAATTCTGAATTTGTCACCCTCAAGGATGATGAAGAGTTACAGGTAATGACCGTTCGGTACAGAACATGCGGTGATATGCCAATTACCGGGGCTGTGGAATCGGATGCCGATACCGTAGCGAAGATCATCGAGGAAGTGGCTGCCACTCGAACGACAGAACGAGGTGGACGTGCAGATGACAAGCGCGGAGAAACTGCTATGGAGGATCGAAAAAAGGCCGGATACTTTTAA
- a CDS encoding sulfate adenylyltransferase subunit 1, with translation MDYQHTELLRFTTAGSVDDGKSTLIGRLLYDSKSIFQDQLDAVEESSKKKGFDYVDLSLLTDGLRSEREQGITIDVAYRYFSTPKRKFIIADTPGHIQYTRNMVTGASTANLAIILVDARKGLLEQTHRHSFIASLLRIPHAIVCVNKMDLVDYSEEVYDQIVQDFTDFSAKLEINDIQFIPISALMGDNVVNRSENMPWYEGSTLMYHLEHVHISSDLNHIDNRFPVQSVIRPHKIDFQDYRGYAGRIDGGIFKAGDKIRVLPTGFTSTIKSIELAGEEMEEAFAPMSVTMTLHDELDISRGDMIVRENNSPDVTQDIEVLVTWMNERPLYNRTKVIVKHTTNECLGMVKDIKYKVDINTLHRITDFDAVEMNDIARLSIRTSKPLFVDPYGRNRLTGSIIIIDEQTNETLGAGMIVRKG, from the coding sequence ATGGATTACCAACATACAGAATTATTGAGATTTACAACGGCCGGAAGTGTTGACGACGGAAAGAGCACACTGATCGGTAGGTTGTTGTACGATAGTAAATCGATCTTTCAGGATCAACTGGATGCCGTGGAAGAGAGTAGTAAGAAGAAAGGTTTCGATTACGTAGATCTTTCACTCTTGACAGATGGTCTGCGTTCCGAGCGGGAACAGGGAATCACCATCGATGTGGCTTATCGTTACTTTTCCACACCTAAGCGGAAGTTTATCATTGCAGACACTCCCGGACATATTCAGTATACCAGGAATATGGTAACCGGTGCTTCTACTGCTAACCTGGCCATTATTCTGGTGGACGCCAGAAAAGGGCTACTGGAACAAACTCATCGACATTCCTTTATCGCATCTTTGCTGCGCATTCCTCACGCAATTGTATGTGTGAACAAAATGGATCTGGTGGATTATAGCGAAGAGGTGTATGATCAGATCGTCCAGGATTTTACAGATTTCTCAGCTAAACTGGAGATCAACGATATCCAATTTATACCAATCTCTGCCCTGATGGGAGATAATGTGGTGAACCGCTCTGAGAATATGCCTTGGTACGAGGGAAGCACCCTGATGTATCATTTGGAGCATGTGCATATATCCAGTGACCTGAATCACATCGACAATCGTTTTCCGGTGCAATCCGTAATCCGTCCTCATAAGATCGACTTCCAGGATTACCGCGGATACGCCGGTCGAATTGATGGTGGGATCTTTAAGGCCGGAGACAAAATTCGAGTATTACCAACTGGGTTTACCTCTACCATTAAGAGTATCGAACTGGCCGGAGAAGAAATGGAGGAAGCCTTTGCACCCATGTCTGTGACCATGACCCTTCATGACGAATTGGACATTAGCCGTGGGGATATGATCGTCAGGGAAAACAATAGTCCAGACGTAACACAGGATATCGAAGTGTTGGTCACCTGGATGAACGAACGTCCATTGTATAACAGGACCAAGGTCATTGTAAAGCACACGACCAATGAATGCCTGGGGATGGTAAAGGACATCAAATACAAGGTAGACATCAACACCCTGCACCGAATTACTGATTTTGATGCCGTTGAGATGAACGATATAGCCAGACTGTCCATTAGAACGTCCAAACCCTTATTTGTGGATCCTTATGGCCGGAACCGACTAACCGGAAGTATCATTATCATAGACGAACAAACCAATGAGACCTTAGGGGCAGGTATGATCGTACGAAAGGGTTGA